TTCGATCTCCGGCGTCACGCGCAGCACCTCGTAAATGCCCGTGCGCCCACGGAAGCCGGATCCGTTGCACTCGGGGCAGCCCACGGGCTCGTAGATCGTCGCGCCGCCGAGCAGCCGCTGCCCCGCCTCGCCCGCCGCGTGCCGCAGCACCTGCGCCTCGGGCGCCCCGGGCGCGAGCGGCGTCCGGCACGCCTTGCACAGCCGCCGAATCAGCCGCTGCGCGAGCACCAGCCGCAGCGCCGACGCCACCATGAACGGCTCGAGGTCCATGTTGAGCAGCCGGAGCACGGCGCCCGGCGAGTCGTTCGTGTGCAGCGTCGAGAGGACGAGGTGCCCGGTGAGCGCCGCCTTCAACGCGATGTCGGCCGTCTCCGCATCGCGGATTTCGCCGACCATCAGAATATCAGGATCCTGCCGGAGGAAGCTGCGAAGCGCAGCGGCAAACGAGATGCCCGAGGCCTCGTCGCACTGCACCTGCGTCACGCCCCCGATCCGCGATTCGACCGGGTCCTCGGCGGTGAGGATGCACGAGTCCTCGCCATTGAGACGATCGAGGACCGCGTAGAGCGTCGAGCTCTTGCCGCTTCCGGTCGGTCCGGTCACGAGAATCAGGCCGTTCGGGAGGTCGGAGGCCTTCTCGACCTGCTCGCGCGTGTGCTCGTCCATCCCGAGATCGACCAGCCGCGCCCGCTCCTTGCTGCGATCGAGCACGCGGAGCACGACTTTCTCGCCCGTCACCGACGGCACGAGCGAGAACCGGAGGTCGATGGCGCGCCCCCACACGATCTCGTAGCCGATCCGCGCGTCGAGGGGCGTCGGGGCCGGCCCGATGGGCAGGTCGGCCATCGCCTTGAGCCGCGAGACGAGCGGCACGACGGCAGTGAGCGGTAGCACGTGCTGGACGCGCATCGCGCCGTCGACGCGAATCCGG
The window above is part of the Acidobacteriota bacterium genome. Proteins encoded here:
- a CDS encoding GspE/PulE family protein; this encodes MTNAELDDRLAELVAYYQVAGEGVLERAREFQRARGGTLAAALCDLHVVEADLVSPLLEELVGVRAVDPSLMTVYPDFIERMNDLIPPSVVGDLLVFPAQAELNAIHVCMLNPSDGWTARALESLSGCRIVPLVSLEGALVGAIAKHYGAHLTSPPAHKGEAARASAEAAYRANLARPFEEFLKPAVSLMNRNRDAVRRDPKALEAMIREPSVIRLVQQILCRAVEAGASDLHIEPTPEALRIRIRVDGAMRVQHVLPLTAVVPLVSRLKAMADLPIGPAPTPLDARIGYEIVWGRAIDLRFSLVPSVTGEKVVLRVLDRSKERARLVDLGMDEHTREQVEKASDLPNGLILVTGPTGSGKSSTLYAVLDRLNGEDSCILTAEDPVESRIGGVTQVQCDEASGISFAAALRSFLRQDPDILMVGEIRDAETADIALKAALTGHLVLSTLHTNDSPGAVLRLLNMDLEPFMVASALRLVLAQRLIRRLCKACRTPLAPGAPEAQVLRHAAGEAGQRLLGGATIYEPVGCPECNGSGFRGRTGIYEVLRVTPEIEDLIIARASAAELRRSARQSGMRTLREAGLMKVASGESALREVLEHTVADADPLPGADKGAGVPTHA